The following coding sequences lie in one Nakaseomyces glabratus chromosome I, complete sequence genomic window:
- the TRM10 gene encoding tRNA (guanine(9)-N(1))-methyltransferase (CAGL0I07667g~Ortholog(s) have tRNA (guanine(9)-N(1))-methyltransferase activity, role in tRNA N1-guanine methylation and cytoplasm, nucleolus localization) yields MSDTSDLVDGKWQRLPPVPEGMSKSQWKKQWRRQMYEAKKEEYAEVRKEKRKRAKENRRKKIQEYIDRGEEVPAELKREPRVNRDQVASGINIILDCAFDDLMNDKEIVSTSNQITRAYSANRRASQYANITVTSFNKRLKERFDKALDDCNYPQWQNFKFVSDEKLITEGDKSKMVYLTADTEEQLDTLEPGMTYIVGGIVDKNRHKLLCYNKAKELGIPTRRLPIGEYIKIEGRKVLTTTHVIQLMLKYCESRDWKESFESVIPSRKLDPVKEKEQQQQQQQQQQ; encoded by the coding sequence ATGAGTGACACTAGTGATCTGGTGGATGGGAAGTGGCAGCGCTTACCGCCCGTGCCTGAGGGCATGTCCAAGAGCCAATGGAAGAAGCAATGGAGGAGGCAGATGTATGAGgctaagaaagaagagTATGCGGAGGTACGCAAGGAGAAGCGGAAGCGTGCCAAGGAGAACAGGCGGAAGAAGATACAAGAGTACATTGATCGCGGTGAGGAGGTGCCTGCCGAGTTGAAACGTGAGCCTCGTGTGAACAGGGATCAAGTTGCATCAGGTATCAACATCATTCTGGATTGTGCGTTCGATGATCTCATGAATGACAAAGAGATAGTGAGTACGTCTAATCAGATTACTAGGGCCTACTCCGCGAACAGAAGGGCCAGCCAATATGCGAACATTACGGTGACCAGCTTCAACAAGCGGTTGAAGGAAAGGTTTGACAAGGCATTGGACGATTGCAATTACCCGCAATGGCAGAACTTCAAGTTTGTCAGTGACGAGAAGCTAATCACAGAGGGCGATAAGTCGAAGATGGTGTATTTAACAGCTGATACGGAGGAGCAGCTGGACACACTGGAACCAGGTATGACATATATTGTTGGTGGTATAGTGGATAAGAACAGGCACAAGTTGTTGTGCTACAATAAGGCCAAAGAGCTCGGTATCCCCACGAGAAGGTTACCTATCGGGGAGTACATCAAGATAGAAGGCCGCAAAGTGCTAACCACCACACACGTGATACAACTGATGTTAAAGTACTGTGAGTCCCGCGACTGGAAGGAATCGTTCGAATCCGTGATCCCTTCGAGAAAGCTAGACCCAGTGAAAGAGAAGgagcagcagcagcagcagcagcagcaacagcagtAA
- the YPQ1 gene encoding cationic amino acid transporter (CAGL0I07689g~Ortholog(s) have basic amino acid transmembrane transporter activity, role in basic amino acid transmembrane export from vacuole and endoplasmic reticulum, integral component of fungal-type vacuolar membrane localization), with protein sequence MVSFVPVVWDSQAVSGIAGSVSIACWVVVFVPQIYENFYRKSADGLSLLFVVLWLAGDVFNLVGAMMQHLLLTMVILAAYYTAADVILLIQCLWYDNEEKLDPIHFSPANPINENVLQDVFNEHQPLLTSGEPTRGSEAENNSRSQAIEALLEADEQKTKRSNLFNDFTIVALVILGGIVSWYVSYCANPPEPIVGEPDVEMNMLAQSFGYLSAVLYLGSRVPQILLNFKRKSCEGISFLFFLFACLGNTTFIISVLAISTDYRYLLVNASWLIGSSGTLVMDFIIFIQFFAYGTSKPIELPRDEERLA encoded by the coding sequence ATGGTTTCTTTTGTGCCTGTGGTATGGGATTCGCAGGCTGTTAGTGGTATTGCTGGTTCTGTTTCTATTGCGTGCTGGGTTGTTGTGTTTGTGCCGCAGATATATGAGAATTTTTATAGAAAGTCCGCTGATGGGTTGTCTCTGCTGTTTGTGGTGCTGTGGCTTGCGGGTGACGTCTTCAACCTTGTCGGTGCGATGATGCAGCACTTGTTGCTGACTATGGTGATTCTGGCTGCCTATTATACTGCCGCTGATGTGATTTTGCTGATACAGTGTTTGTGGTATGACAATGAGGAGAAACTGGACCCTATTCACTTCTCGCCCGCAAACCCgataaatgaaaatgtgCTGCAGGATGTGTTTAATGAGCACCAGCCTCTGTTGACCAGTGGCGAGCCTACAAGGGGTTCAGAAGCAGAGAATAACTCTCGTTCCCAGGCCATCGAAGCCCTGTTAGAGGCCGATGAGCAGAAGACCAAGAGATCGAACCTGTTTAACGACTTCACTATTGTGGCCCTTGTCATCCTAGGTGGTATTGTCTCCTGGTATGTCTCTTACTGTGCCAATCCACCTGAACCTATCGTAGGTGAGCCTGACGTGGAAATGAATATGCTAGCTCAGTCATTTGGCTACTTGAGTGCTGTGTTATACCTGGGTTCTAGAGTGCCTCAGATTCTACTGAACTTCAAACGTAAATCCTGCGAAGGTATCTCGTTTTTGTTCTTCCTTTTTGCATGCCTGGGTAATACCACTTTTATAATTTCAGTGCTTGCAATCTCTACCGATTATAGATATCTCCTGGTGAACGCTTCCTGGCTGATAGGAAGTTCAGGTACACTGGTAATGGATTTCATAATATTTATCCAATTTTTTGCATACGGAACAAGTAAGCCCATAGAGCTTCCAAGAGATGAAGAAAGGTTGGCCTAA